Genomic segment of Verrucomicrobiales bacterium:
TGTCATTGTCCACAACGAGTGCTTCGCGGACACGGATTCGCAAGAGTACGTGAAGAAGATCACCGCGGCACATCGCGCTGGCAAATCAGCGATGGTAATTCATTGCGCGATGCATACCTATCGTGCAGCCAAGTTTGATGATTGGCGGGAATTCTTGGGTGTAACCAGCCGGCGCCATGATCACCAGAGCCGGTATCCGGTTCGAGTTGTGGCTCCGGAGCATCCGATCATGAAAGGATTTCCGACCAACTGGGTGACGCCGATGGATGAGCTCTACATCATCGAGAAGCTGTGGCCGGGGGCGAAAGCGCTCGCCGTGTCCACCAGTGAGAAGAGTCAACAGGAGCAACCGGTGATCTGGGTGAATCAGTATGGAAAAGCGCGGGTTTTCGGGACGACCTACGGACATTCCGACGATACTTTCCGCGATCCGGTCTTCATCGATTTGCTGGCGCGCGGCTTGGTCTGGTCAGCGGGGAAGCTGAAGTAGCTGATTTTTTGTAATAAGCAGGCTCGGATGGCGTAGTATACGGTGGAAGGAGCCGAACGTTCCTTCCTCGGGCCGGTAGGCGGCGAACACATGAACACACGCACTCCTATCGGGATCGAACACCGTCTATCCGTGTGGATAGATAGCGCGGGTCTTGGCAAATTCTCTGTGTGTGCGCCAACACCCGCGTTTTTTATTTTCCTGGGGAACGGGAGTATTCACCACGGATTTCACTGATTCCACGGATCCGATCAGAACTATCCAGGCCCCTCTTCCCATCCGTGTTATCCGCGCAATCCGTGGTTCATCAGCTGCCGGATCCAGGTTCGTTTGCCTAGACGCCGTGCGGCTTGCCGCAGCCGCAACCGGTTGCGGCTGTCGATGTCGCCTGCGCTGCGGGATCGTAGTTCAGATAGGGTCCCAGCCAGCGCTCCACCTCTTGGAGGGTTAGATTTTTGCGCAGGTGATAGTCCAGGATCTGATCCTTACCAAGCTTACCCACGGCAAAATACTTGGATTGCGGATGACCGAAGTACAGTCCGCTCACACTGCTACCCGGCCACATGGCATAGCTTTCGGTTAGCTTGATACCGGCGTTCTCCTCAACCTTGAGCAGGTTCCACAAGGTGCCCTTCTCCGTGTGATCAGGGCACGCAGGGTATCCGGCGGCGGGCCGGATGCCACGGTACGCCTCCTCGATGAGCTGCTCGGTGGAGAAGGTCTCCGCACGACCATAGGACCAATCCCGTCGGGCTCGCTGGTGCAAGAACTCGGCAAAAGCTTCCGCCAGCCGATCGGCCAACGCCTCCGCCATGATGACATTGTAGTCGTCGTGATCTTTGCGGAACGCTTCGATCAGCTCCTTGAGTCCTCCGCCCGTGGTCACGGCGAAGGCTCCGATATAATCGGGAAGGGGGGCGGAGTTGGATGGGGTTGCGTCGCGCGGAGCGATGAAATCAGCGAGGCAGAAGTAGGGCTGTCCGGGGGCTTTCTCCACTTGCTGGCGGAGGAAATGGAAGCGCGCCTTCACCTCTCGTCGGGACTCATCGGTGTAGAGCTCCACGTCATCACCCACGCGGTTCGCGGGGAAGAACCCGTAGACTCCCGTGGCGGTGATCAAGTTCTGACGGATCATCCGGTCGAGCAAGGCCAGTGCGTCGTGGTGCAGCTTCCGAGCTTGTTCGCCGTATTTCTCGTGTTGGAGAATCGCCGGGTATCGGCCGCGCAATTCCCAGGTGTGGAAGAAGGGGGACCAATCGATGTAGGAAGCCAGCTCCTTGAGCTGGATCGATTCTGCTGACCCTTGGGCGGCTGAGGGGGCGCTCGTGAGCTTACGGATCCCGATGAACTCAGGTTGCGAGAGACTGTCGTAGCTCAGCTGCGGCGCTTGTTTGCGAGCTTCTTCCAAGCTGACCAATTTGGCGCTAGTGCCGGCATGCTGAGCCCGGACTCGGTCATACTCTTCTTTAAGTTGGCTTACGAAGGCGGGCTTCTGGCTCCCGCTGATCAGCTGGCTGACCACGGGCACGGCGCGGCTGGCGTCCAGGACGTGAACGACCGGCTGTTGATAGTTCTGGGCGATCTTCACCGCGGTGTGCGCTTTGCTGGTAGTCGCGCCTCCGATCAGCAGCGGAATGCGGAAGCCTTGGCGTTCCATCTCGCGTGCGACATGAACCATCTCATCCAGGGAAGGCGTAATGAGCCCGCTGAGGCCGATGATGTCGACCTTCTCCTGACGGGCGGTCTCGAGGATTTTTTCGCAAGGCACCATCACCCCGAGATCGATCACCTCGTAGTTGTTGCAGCCGAGCACCACCCCGACAATGTTTTTGCCGATGTCGTGAACGTCGCCTTTGACGGTCGCCATCAGGACCTTGCCTTGCGCCTGCACGGTCTGGCCCGCGGCGAGTGCCGCGGCCTTCTCCGCTTCCATGAACGGGAACAAGTAGGCGACCGCCTTCTTCATGACTCGGGCGGACTTCACCACCTGGGGTAGGAACATCTTTCCAGCGCCGAAGAGATCCCCGACGACGTTCATCCCGGCCATCAGGGGGCCTTCGATAACCAACAAAGGACGGCCGTACTTTTGGCGCGCTTCTTCCGTGTCGGCATCGATGAAGTCCACGATGCCTTTGACCAGAGCATGGCTGAGCCGATCCTCGACTGGTCCCTTGCGCCACTCGGCATCGACTTTCTCAGGTCCTTCCTTGGAGCCCTGCTTTTTCAGAGCTTCTCCCAAGGTGACGAGGCGTTCGGTGGCGTCGGGACGGCGGTTGAGCAGCACATCTTCCACCCGTTCCAACAGATCCTTGGGCACTTCCTGGTACACCTCGAGCATGCCGGCATTGACGATGCCCATGTCGAGGCCGGCTTTGATGGCGTGGTAGAGGAAGGCGCTGTGCATCGCTTCGCGCACGGCGTTGTTTCCGCGGAAGCTGAAGGAGATGTTGGAAACGCCGCCGCTGACTTTGGCGAGCGGCAGGTTCGCTTTGATCCAACGGGTCGCTTCGATGAAGTCGACCGCGTAATTGTTATGCTCATCGATGCCCGTTCCCACGGTCAGGATGTTCGGATCGAAAATGATGTCCTGAGGCGGGAAGCCCACCTTTTGGGTGAGCAGGTTGTAGCAGCGCTGGCAGATTTCAATCCGGCGTTGGTAGGAGTCGGCCTGACCTCGTTCGTCGAAGGCCATGACGATGACCGCGGCCCCGTAGCGTCGGACTAGCCGGGCTTGCTCCAGAAACTTGTCTTCCCCTTCTTTGAGGGAAATGGAGTTTACGATGCCCTTGCCTTGAACGCATTTGAGGCCGGCTTCGATGACGCTCCATTTGGACGAATCGATCATGATCGGGACCTTGGCGATCTCCGGTTCGGTCATGATGTAGTTCAGGTAGCGGGTCATGGCTGCTTGGCCGTCCAGCATTCCCTCGTCCATGTTGACGTCGATGATCTGTGCCCCGTTCTCCACCTGCTGGCGCGCCACGGCGACCGCTTCCTCGTATTGGCCACCGAGGATCAGCTTGGAGAACTTTGGCGAGCCGGTGACATTGGTTCGTTCACCGATGTTGATGAAATTGGTTTCGGGCGTGAGGGTCAGCGCGTCGTTGCCGCTCAGCCGCAGGTACGGCTTGGCTTGGGGGACAACACGAGACGCAATGCCCTTCACAGCGGCAGCGATGGCGGCGATGTGGGGTGGAGTGGTGCCGCAGCAGCCGCCGACGATGTTAAAGACCCCGTTTTGGGCCCATTCCTGCAGCTGCGGAGCCAAGCTTTCGGGCGTCTCTGGAAAACCGGTGGGCAGCAAAGGATTCGGGAGCCCAGCGTTCGGATACACGCTGACGTAGAGCGGAGCGAGCTGGGAGAGTTCCTCGATCAGCGGGCGCAGCTCCTTCGGTCCGAGCGCGCAGTTCATTCCCACGCTGAGCAAGGGCACGTGGGAGATCGAGTTCCAGAAGGCCTCAACCGTTTGCCCGGTCACTCCGCGCGTGCCACCCTTCTGAATGAAGGTGACGGAAGCCATGAGCGGAATGACTTCTTTCCCTTCGGGCACGGCGCTCCCATAGGGCAGGGGAACCAAGCCGCGTTCGTCGAGGATTTGCTGGATGGCGAAGAACGCCGCTTTGGCGTTCAGGGTGTCGAAAATGGTTTCAACCAGCAGGATGTCGACTCCACCGTCCAAGAGCGCACGGACCTGTTCACCATAAGCCTGAACCAGGGTATCAAACGTCGTTCCGCGGGAGGAGGCGTCATTAACATCGGTCGAGATCGACGAGGTTTTCGTGGTCGGTCCGATGGCACCCGCGACAAAGCAGGTGCGGCCGGGTTGCTTGGCCATGACCGCATCCGCCGCACGACGCGCGCACTCAGCACCGGAACGCGACAGCTCATAGGACAGGGATTCCATCCCATAGTCCGCTAGGGAGATGAACTGTCCGTTGAAGGTGTTGGTCTCGACGATGTCCGCGCCGGCTTCGAAATAGCGGCGGTGAATTTCTTCGATGACATCCGGACGCGTGATGTTCAGCAGCTCGTTGTTGCCCTTGAGGTCCTTGCCCTTCCAATCTTTGAACCGCTCGCCCCGGAATGCGGCCTCGTCCAGGCTGTATTGCTGGATGACGGTCCCCATGGCACCGTCGATGATGACGATACGTTCCCGAAGCAGACGTTCCAGCTCTGCTGCACGATTCTTTGGCTTGCTCATGTCGAGTCCTGACTGCGTTCCCTAGATTGATCGGCATCGGCCCGGCTAGGTGAATCGCTGTGCCCGACCGATTCACTCGTGCCTCAGCCCTACGGATGCCTCTTCTGAAGAATGCCTAATAGCAATTCTTTGTCAAATCAACTAATCTTGATTTGAGGATATGTATGTCTATTTAAAGCGAAGGAGTCGCTCGCCCGCGGCCCGCAGGGTTTCCTCACGCTTGGCGAAATGGAAGCGGATGTAGCGGTGTTCGGGCTCGCGGAAGAAGCTGGATCCGGGAACGCCAGCGACACCGACTTCGCGGATAAACCATTCAGCCGCATCGGTATCCCGCGCGTGGCCCAGGCTGGAGATATCGACCATCACGTAGTAGGCCCCTTGGGGTTCGGTGAAGGGGAGTTTGGTCTGGCGGAGGTAACTGAGGAAGACCTCGCGTTTGTGGGCGTAGAGATCGCGGAGTCCGGTGTAATAGCTGTCCGGCAGTTCCAAACCGGCCACGGCTGCCTCCTGCAGGGGCGCAGCGGCACCCACGGTCAGGAAGTCGTGGACCTTGCGGGCTTGGGCGATGACTTCGGGCGAAGCTTGCACATAGCCGAGCCGCCATCCGGTGATGGAATACGTTTTGGAAAGCGAGTTGCAGGTAATGGTTCTCTCGGCCGCTCCGGGGAGCGCTGAAAAGTAGACGTGTTCGTGGGGAGGAAAGACAATGTGCTCGTAGGGTTCGTCGGTGATGACGAAGGTATCGTGTTTTTCGGCCAGAGCTAAAATCTGGAGCAGCTCGGCTCGAGTAAAGACTTTCCCGGTTGGATTGGACGGATTGCAAATGACGATGGCTTTGGGCTTCTGCGCGAACGCGGCCTCCAGTTCTCGGGGATCGAAGGCGAAGTCTGGGGCGCGAAGCGGGACGTAGATCGGTTGTGCGCCGGACAGGATCGCATCAGCCGCGTAGTTCTCATAAAAGGGAGAGAACACGATGACTTTGTCGCCTGGATTGCAGGCGGTCATCATGGCCACCATCATGGCTTCAGTGCTCCCGCAGGTGACCACGAGGTGGGTGTCGGGATCCACCGGGACTCCGCTAAAGCGGGTGATTTTTCGCGCTAGGGCTTCGCGAAAGCGAGGAGCGCCCCAGGTAACCGCGTATTGGTGATGCGGCCCGCGGGTGGCTCGTTCCAGGGCAGCGAGCACCTCTTCCGGAGGATCGAAGTCGGGAAATCCTTGGGAAAGGTTGATGGCGCCGTAACGGTTGGAGAGCCGCGTCATTCCTCGAATGACTGATTCCGTGAACACATTGAGACGCGAGGCGGTGGAGGGCATGGTCTGAAGCGAAAGCGATGAGGGAACCCAGCCTGTCTTGTTTACCTGGCACGGCCGGATATGCGGCCGTGCCGGAAGAGTTGAGGCGGCTGGTGCAGGTCGACCAGCCGGCTGTGCTGAAAGGACGCCAACGCCTTAGGCGAAGTCGTAGATCAGTGCGCGCGCGCAGTTCTTTTTGAACACTTTCTCCACAAATTCCACGTGGAGGGGATGGACTTGGTAGTCGTCCTGACCCTTTTTGTCGGCGAACACCAGGTTCAGCGCGACCTGATAGGTTTGGTCCACAACCGGTCGGGGGCTGCCGACCATCTTTCCGATGTGGTAGTGCAGGACGCCGGGAATGGGTTTGAGATACTTATCCGCGCCGTCGAGCAGCTCTTGAACGGCGTTGGGATTCTTCGGATCGGTCCAGAAAATGACAACGTGTGAAAACATGCGGGCGAAGTTTGCTTGGACCGCGGAAAAATCTCAAATGGGAAAATGGGGGGCGGGAGTTAACCACGGATTGCTCGGATGACACGGATGGGAAGGGGAATTGGGGGTTCTGTTCGGATCCGCGGAATCAGCGAAATCCGTGGTTCAAAAAGGATTGGTTCGGGAACGGCGTGAGCAGAGAAAGGGATTTAACCACGGATTGCTCGGATGACACGGATGAGAAGAGGGATCGGGAGGCCGGAGTTCGAAAGAGTCATTTCAGACTGGAGTTCACTGGGGTGTGCGGCCCGAGACGACCCGTTTCCAAGCCAGAGTTGCGTATTTAAAATTGAGTAACAGTGCGACTTCCAAACCGGTGATGTTGAGGTAGCCTAACATTTGAGCGAGGTGCGTTTCGCTGAAGGCACTCACTACCTTGGGGTCTGTGATGACTAGATCGTCTACAATTAGGTCGGGCACAAGCTTACCTATGTAGTGGCCTCGGTAGTGGACCGGGTAGTCCTTCTGTTGGACGACTGAATGTCCTCTGTCTACCAGTTCGATGATCAGAGCGTTTTCATAGAGCTTCTCATCCAATCCTGGTTTGAGCTGGTTTAGTACAGCCATGGCCGCACCGATGATATCCTTGGTAATCTCCTCGTGCCTCACAGCATTATTCTCGCTGGCTGGCCTCGACTTTGCACGCTGAAACTTGAGCAAACATATAAGTCGCGAGCGTTCCACTCGGATCCCACTGGAAGGCGGGAACTGGGTATGCTGGGAAAGGGAGTTGACCACGGATTACTCGGATGACACGGATGAGAAGAGGGATCGGTAGTCCTGTTCGGATCCGCGGAATCAGCGAAATCCGTGGTTCAAAAATGATTGGTTCGGTGGCGGTGGGAACTGGAGGAGCAGGGAAAGGGAGTTAACCACGGATTACTCAGATGGCCCGGATGAGAAGAGGGATTGGGCGCTACTGAACACGAACACGGTAGAAACGATTCACTGTCGTAGCCCCTGTATTCGTCAGCGTCATCGGCCCGCCAGTGCCACCGTTGGTTTGGATTGCAGTCCAGTTGGCGTCAGTCAGGAAATTCTTGAATTCCAAGACATAGTTGAAACCAAGTTGCGTCGGGAGGGAAACAGTAAAGGTAGTTCCGACTTTACGCGGATTGCTTAGGGTGGGCGGGGTCAGGTTGACAAGCGAGATGCTCACGTTCGTTGAGCGGATTTCATGTGTGATTCCATTATCAGTTGTCTTCGCTGAGCTATAAACCGTGTAGTTTCCCACCTGTGAGGGGAGCGTTACCGACTTCGAGTAGATTCCATCGCCAGCGGTTTGGTCCCCGTTCATTCCATCGTCATGCAAGCCGGTGAATTCCGCGTTCACCGCTCCTAGGAGCACGATTTTCGGCGATGCGCCCGCCCACACTCCGCCATTCGAGTATCCCCTTGCCCTGAGAATGGTTGTGCTGCCACCTATGAATTGTGCTCGGTTTGTTGGATTCAGCACCACCACTTTTCGCGCATCGGAATAGGGTGAGTACCAACCGCCAAGGTCATGGAGGGTGTTGTTAGCTGCCGGAAGCGCAAAGACCACTCCTGTGGCGGGATTGCCCAGGTAAACATCATATCCGCCGTCCCCTCCGCTCCGGTCACTGGAGAAGCCTATCAGATTTGAGTCCACAGGAAACGAATCCGAATCGTTCGCGCCAGCGTGGTTCACCGCCAGCCTATGAGTCTTGGTAGATGAAGTTGAATAGCTGTAAATCTTGTCGAGTGCATCACCGGTGGATTCCCAGCGCGTGTAGAGGATGTTCTGAGCATCCCGGTAAATCGGGTAGTATTCCTGCAGACGCGCGGTTCCGATGATTTTTTCCGCGCCCGTTCCCGCTACCGTCATTCGCCAGACATCCGCATTTGCTCCCGCCTCAGACCAGTAGATCAGGTCTGCTCCATCTGGTGAGAAATTCGGCCCGGACTTTTCGTCAGCCGTGAACGTGAGTTGGATCGGGCTGCCCCCATCAGCGCCCATCATCCACACTTGGCCATTTCGTTTGAAAACGATCGTTTGTCCGTCTGGTGAGAACTTTGCATCTTCGTCGGGGACGCCGTTCGTTGTGAGCCGAGTCAGACTTTCTGTCGCCAAGTCGTAACAGTAGATTTCGAGCGAGTTTTGATTCAGTGCTCCGCCTTGAGGTATCGCCATGAAAACGATTCGCGAGCCGTCGTTAGAAATGTGCGGGTTCATCGCATTCTGAATCGGCAGTCCCTGCGTCAATCGGCGAAGCGTTCCGTTCGGCAAAGTGAATATAAAGATGTGGCCGTCATTGGCATTCATTGGCGAAGCCAAGTATCCGCTGTAGCTATGATAGGCAACGCGGCCAAGGATGGTGAGGCTTTGAAGGCTTTGAAAAGCCTGTTGCCAGCCAGCACTGTCTGTCGTGAGGGTGTTCCCGTTCAAGAGGGTGGTATCCACCCGATAGGCAAACCAATTCTGCCCTGCCACTGTCGGTGTGAAATCAAACGTGAATGTGCGGCGACCCAAGGCCGCCACCGATTGAAAGGATGTGGTGCTGTCGAATTCACCGTATGGCTCCGATTGGCTGATGTCGAAAATGAATCGCACCCGGCTGTTCAAAGCGGCGCTCGCCAAGGCATTTGTTACTGTGACAAAAGCTCGAACCTGCGTTCCGGCCGGCAATGTCTCTCCGCTTGAAATCACCCCGCCGCTGGTCACGTTGGAAACCACAACGGACGACGCATAGGGATAACGTCGCGTCACTGAGGCCGATGTGGTTTGTCCGGCCAAGACGGAAACGTCTTCGCTCGCCCAGAACTCCTCACCCCAAAATGTGCTGCTGGAATAACCTTCTAGGGTGTATGTCCCTGCCGTCACGCCGCTGAAGGTGGCCGGGTTAACCCCGTTGGTTTGCCTTAACGGCGTGTAGGAAAGGACAAAGCGAGTGCCGGTTGCGGGTGCGTTGGCACCGCCAACGTTCTTTAGTGTGGCCGTTACCGTGCCCGCTTGAAGTGGTGCGACGCAGAACCACAGCGTTAGACAAGCAAATCCGCCAATTGAGAAACGAGATCTCATCATTTGCCGTTCACGCGAGCTGCCCTCGTCCAGATCCCTATCATCCTTTGGGATCGTCAGGTGCTTCGGGGGTGGGTTCGGGCACGAGGCTCAGCTGCGCGGGCTCGGAGGGGTTGGTCGCGGCGGCCATGGGCTGCACGGCGACGACGATGCGTCGCAGGGCTTGGCCTTGCATCGTATAGCCGCTGGCGATGGTGTCGGCGATCAACGCTCCTTCGGACGGACTGGTATTGGGATCCATCAGCTGGTGCTGGTTCGGATCGAAGGGGGTGCCGGGCTCGGCCTCGTGCGCCACCAGCCCCAAACGACGAATCGCATCACGCACGGCGCGCTGAAATAGACCGAGCTGTTCCTGCAAGGCCGGTTGTCCGCTCTGAACGCCCGCGCGGTACAGTGCGTAGACGTGATCGCAGATCCGAACGAGCACCTCAATCGATTCGGTCTCCGCGCGACGGCGCTTGTCGATCTCGAGCCGTAGGTGCGTTCGCTCGGCATCGGCCGCCTTCGTAGAGAAGGCCGCGAACTCTTTGCCTTCGGCCACCATGCGCTCCCCGATTTCCTTGGCTGAGCCCACTGCCTTCTCGCAGTGCTCTTGAACCGTTTGCCACTGTCCGGTGGCCTGGCTGATCCGCTCGGCCAGCTCTTCCAAGTTCCGGAATTGGTCGCTCGCGGACTTCAGTTCGGCCGCCTCGGCCAGCCGCACGGCGGCTTTGTGCTCCATGATGAAAGGCACGCAGAACAGGATGGCACCCGCCATGACCGAAACCACCAGCAAACAGGCCTGCGGTAGAGGTAGCGGGTGAGGCGCTTCCATCACGATCACCAGCGCGACGCCCAGAAGGAGGGCGTCACCGATAAAAAAGGCAGCTTTGGCCCAAAACGGAATCCGTGAAACTGTTGGCTCATCCATAACTAGGGTATCATGCCCGGAACCTCCCCGTGAATACAAATGAAACCGAGTGTCCCCCTCAGCTCCTGGTACCCGTTCATTTTTCTCAACTCAACGCAGGCGGTGCCGATACTGGACGCAGGGAGTTGTGGCTCCGTGTGGTGGATGGGTCGTAAATAACCGCACGGGATTCCAGGCTGTCTTATGCAACTCTCGTCGTTGTAAAACTATGCAATCAATGTCATCGGCCTTATCTTCTTTGTTCAAGATCACCCTTGGTGGACTGGCGCTCCTTTCCGTCAGCTCCAATCAGGCGGCGACTGTCGTCAGCAACCTGGGCGAGGCAGGATCCGCTTCGGCCAACTTTAGCAGTACCACCTGGCTTGCTATCTCGTTTACCACGGATAACCAGAGCTACACGCTTGATTCCTTTGTGGTTCCATTGGATGCAGTCGGAGGAGGCGTCACGGTGACTCCAAGGATTTTCGCGGACTCGGGTGGTGTCCCCAGCGGGTCGAGTCTTGAGACATTCGCTTCGCAAACGTTTAGCTCAGGAGGATACAAGGCTTTTACATCGAGCGGGCTGAGCCTCTCTCCATCGACGACCTATTGGCTTACTTTGGAGGGAGGGGGTGCCATTCCGGTGTGGTTTGCAACAGCGTCAACAGCCCAAACCGGCAGTTGGCTGATCGGAGACCTAGGCCGACGCAGCAGTGACAGTGGATCTTCGTGGGGTACCACGACGGTCAATATTGGATTTGTTTCGATGGACGCCACCGTGGTGCCAGAACCTGCGCCCCTGGTTGTGCTGGCGCTTGGGGCTGCCGGATTAGCGCTGCGCCGCCTCCGGTGGCGTGGACCTTACAATTCCGACAAGCTCTAACCCTTCACAAGCGGAGTGATAGAGCGACAGGTCTGATTTCCAGCTCCAAGATACACCTTATGAAGTGAGTTTCGTTCGAACCCGCGGACACGATGCCATCAGCCGATCGGTTCAGGTTTCGTTCCGTTCCATCTGGCCGCGGGTGACGCCCAGTTGATGGCGGAGCTTGAGCTCCTGCCACAGCTGGCTGCCCGTCACCTCGCCTTGGAGCAGTCGATCATACATCTCCAGCGTTTGTAGAACCACTTGCGGCGACTCATTGAGGAATTCCAGACGGAACCGAACCACGCCGAGCTGGATCATTCGCTGCACGTATTCAGCCCCGGTCTGCGCCAGCGCATTGTAGACGGTGTTGCGACATCCCGCGTCGGCTTTGAGCGGGTGCTCCTGTCCGACGCGATCTTTGAGTCGCACGTCGTGCTTTTCACAAGGGCGGCCGCAGTCGTGGTAATCCTTCCCGCTCGACATGAAGGCACAGAAGACGCAGTGCTCCATATGGAACATGGGCATGTGCTGATGAATGGTGATCTCGAAATCGGGTGCTGACCCGCTTTCGAGTAACGCGGCCAATTGCTCGAAGTTTAAGTCGTAGCTGGCGGTGACGCGTTCCAGTCCTTGGTGGCGCAGGAAGTAATCGGCCGTCCACGAATTGGCGACGTTGAGTGAGAAATCGCCGATTTTCCGTCCTTGGGGGAAGGCGGTCAAATGGTCGTAGTTGCGGATGAGTACGCCGTCCGCTTCGCAGGAGGTGATCAGCTTCAGGATCCATTCCTCTCCTGGCTTAAAGATCCTTGGAGGCGCCACGAAGATGCCTCCGGCTGGGCTTTCGGAAAGAGTTGTCGGCCGAGACTGTCGGTAGAGTGTCACCGCTTCGCGGTATTTCTTCGGATCCTCAAATTCGCAATAGATTGTTGCGACCGAGGTGGTCAGGACGGCCTGGAGCTGGGCCAGGTTGCGGACCAGGACGATGAGCTCGGGCGTCGCGGGCGCTGCAGTGCTGCGCGTTTGCGATCTGGGGGAGTAAGCTTGCGAGTCTCGGAGCGTCCAACGCTGGGGCTGCGCTCGCAGCTGTTCGATCTGCGAGACAGCCTCTCGCCGGATACGATTGAGCTCGCTGAGCGGGAGCAATACCTCGCCTTCGAGGTGAGAGGTCAAGCCGCCGAGACACAGGCCGGTGCCGCCGAGTCGACCGATTTGCTCCCGCAGCACTTCGGTCGTGAGTGGACGGTTTTGGGCGGAGGCTAGCGGGATCGTGGAATGGACCTCGACGGTATGACCCATTTCATCTCGTAGGATCAGAGTCATGGGCTCGCCCGCTTTGCCGTGGACTTCGGCGCGAAGCTGCCGACGGAACTTCGGCGTGTCGCCGTCGTAGGTCTGGCGGACACGTCGCTCCAGTTCGGGATCGCTCGTCTTCCAAACCTTGTCGCCCACCTTCACCTTCTGAAAATCGATGTGGCCGTGTCCGAACTTGAGCTCGGTCAGGGGAGGACCCTTGCCGCCTGGCGCCGGCTTGATCTCGTAAATGCGACCGCCTTCTTCCCCCTGATCGGGAGTGCCCGCATCGAAGACGATGCCGTCGCCGAGCTTGGTGGGAGATTCGAGCTGGAGCCATACACTATCCCGCGTGACACGGCTGACGGTGCCGAGGAAGACGCCGCGCTTCTTGCCGAATCGGGCGTGAACCAGTTCCTGATTGTCGATGCCTTTGAACCACCCGGTGTAGAGCCCTCGCGAAAAGCCCATCTCGAGGTCGTATTTCCAGGCGCGGCTGGAGGTTTCGTCGGTCGCTTCCGGCTGGGCGGCAGCCAGGGCGCGGTCCAGGGCCTGACGGTAAACGCGCGTGATACTGGCCACATAATCAGGCGATTTGAGTCGGCCTTCGATTTTGAGGGAAGAGATTCCGGCCTGCACGAGTTCAGGTAGCACCTCGAGGCCGGAGAGATCCTGGGGGCTGAGCAAGTAGCGTCGGTCTCCGAGCGGCACCTGTCGGCCATCCGAAATGAGATCGTAGGGCAGTCGACAGGCTTGAGCGCACTCGCCTCGATTGGCGGATCGGCCGCCGAGAGACTCGCTGGTCAGGCACTGGCCCGAATAGGCGACGCAGAGGGCTCCGTGCACGAAGACCTCGATCGGCAAGGGATTGGCTTGATGGATCCGCTGGATTTCGGCGATGGAGCATTCCCGAGCCAGAACCACCAACTGGCATCCGAGCTTCTTGGCAAAGTCGACGCCAGCTGGGCTGGTGACGGTCATTTGCGTGCTCGCATGAATGGGGAAGTTCGGCGAGAGCTCGCGGATCAGGCGACAGATCCCGACATCTTGCACGATCGCGGCGTCCACGCCTGCCGCGATGATGGAGCGGAGGTAGTCTTCGGCGGAGGCTAGTTCGTTTTCGAAAATGAGGGTGTTGAACGTGACGTAGCCGCGGACTCCACGCCGGTGGATAAACTCCATGAGTGCGGGAAGATCCGCCTCGGTGAAGTTCTTGGCGCGCATGCGCGCGTTGAAACGGGAGAGTCCGAAGTAGATGGCGTCGGCCCCGTTTTCCACCGCTGCGCGGACGCATTCCCAATCGCCGGCGGGCGCCAAGAGTTCGGGGCGCACGGGAGCGATACCGGTCGG
This window contains:
- a CDS encoding ThuA domain-containing protein, with protein sequence MKRFIRFAAGVIALTVCATASLPAAQMLYSGKRPIRVLLITGGCCHNYAFQSQAMTLGISKQANVDWTILQDPNTGTRAEIALYDNPRWAKPFDVIVHNECFADTDSQEYVKKITAAHRAGKSAMVIHCAMHTYRAAKFDDWREFLGVTSRRHDHQSRYPVRVVAPEHPIMKGFPTNWVTPMDELYIIEKLWPGAKALAVSTSEKSQQEQPVIWVNQYGKARVFGTTYGHSDDTFRDPVFIDLLARGLVWSAGKLK
- the metH gene encoding methionine synthase, translating into MSKPKNRAAELERLLRERIVIIDGAMGTVIQQYSLDEAAFRGERFKDWKGKDLKGNNELLNITRPDVIEEIHRRYFEAGADIVETNTFNGQFISLADYGMESLSYELSRSGAECARRAADAVMAKQPGRTCFVAGAIGPTTKTSSISTDVNDASSRGTTFDTLVQAYGEQVRALLDGGVDILLVETIFDTLNAKAAFFAIQQILDERGLVPLPYGSAVPEGKEVIPLMASVTFIQKGGTRGVTGQTVEAFWNSISHVPLLSVGMNCALGPKELRPLIEELSQLAPLYVSVYPNAGLPNPLLPTGFPETPESLAPQLQEWAQNGVFNIVGGCCGTTPPHIAAIAAAVKGIASRVVPQAKPYLRLSGNDALTLTPETNFINIGERTNVTGSPKFSKLILGGQYEEAVAVARQQVENGAQIIDVNMDEGMLDGQAAMTRYLNYIMTEPEIAKVPIMIDSSKWSVIEAGLKCVQGKGIVNSISLKEGEDKFLEQARLVRRYGAAVIVMAFDERGQADSYQRRIEICQRCYNLLTQKVGFPPQDIIFDPNILTVGTGIDEHNNYAVDFIEATRWIKANLPLAKVSGGVSNISFSFRGNNAVREAMHSAFLYHAIKAGLDMGIVNAGMLEVYQEVPKDLLERVEDVLLNRRPDATERLVTLGEALKKQGSKEGPEKVDAEWRKGPVEDRLSHALVKGIVDFIDADTEEARQKYGRPLLVIEGPLMAGMNVVGDLFGAGKMFLPQVVKSARVMKKAVAYLFPFMEAEKAAALAAGQTVQAQGKVLMATVKGDVHDIGKNIVGVVLGCNNYEVIDLGVMVPCEKILETARQEKVDIIGLSGLITPSLDEMVHVAREMERQGFRIPLLIGGATTSKAHTAVKIAQNYQQPVVHVLDASRAVPVVSQLISGSQKPAFVSQLKEEYDRVRAQHAGTSAKLVSLEEARKQAPQLSYDSLSQPEFIGIRKLTSAPSAAQGSAESIQLKELASYIDWSPFFHTWELRGRYPAILQHEKYGEQARKLHHDALALLDRMIRQNLITATGVYGFFPANRVGDDVELYTDESRREVKARFHFLRQQVEKAPGQPYFCLADFIAPRDATPSNSAPLPDYIGAFAVTTGGGLKELIEAFRKDHDDYNVIMAEALADRLAEAFAEFLHQRARRDWSYGRAETFSTEQLIEEAYRGIRPAAGYPACPDHTEKGTLWNLLKVEENAGIKLTESYAMWPGSSVSGLYFGHPQSKYFAVGKLGKDQILDYHLRKNLTLQEVERWLGPYLNYDPAAQATSTAATGCGCGKPHGV
- a CDS encoding pyridoxal phosphate-dependent aminotransferase, whose amino-acid sequence is MPSTASRLNVFTESVIRGMTRLSNRYGAINLSQGFPDFDPPEEVLAALERATRGPHHQYAVTWGAPRFREALARKITRFSGVPVDPDTHLVVTCGSTEAMMVAMMTACNPGDKVIVFSPFYENYAADAILSGAQPIYVPLRAPDFAFDPRELEAAFAQKPKAIVICNPSNPTGKVFTRAELLQILALAEKHDTFVITDEPYEHIVFPPHEHVYFSALPGAAERTITCNSLSKTYSITGWRLGYVQASPEVIAQARKVHDFLTVGAAAPLQEAAVAGLELPDSYYTGLRDLYAHKREVFLSYLRQTKLPFTEPQGAYYVMVDISSLGHARDTDAAEWFIREVGVAGVPGSSFFREPEHRYIRFHFAKREETLRAAGERLLRFK
- a CDS encoding Dabb family protein, producing the protein MFSHVVIFWTDPKNPNAVQELLDGADKYLKPIPGVLHYHIGKMVGSPRPVVDQTYQVALNLVFADKKGQDDYQVHPLHVEFVEKVFKKNCARALIYDFA